Below is a genomic region from Ostrea edulis chromosome 10, xbOstEdul1.1, whole genome shotgun sequence.
tatctaaatcgcagttttcctgactgattgaccaccactactgctctAGCTTCACTGTCCGCCACACAtatatccaggttcctgttctcacAGATGTATTTAATGTAACCAGTtgaatagagaggacgaccctgatcatcaaactgaatgctttgtgtCTCTGTGGAGTCAGAGTAACGCACAACTTTTAATTGTTTTCTACCATCACTgaccatggtaaccaggagatcatcAGAGGAGGTACTGCAGACATTCCAAGGTGTCCACCCCTGTAGGGTGGccacggtctgtatctgtttattcttcactaggtttacagttttatttttaatgtcaGTATAAGCAAGAtgtccgtcccgtgtcactgctatgtcctgTGGCCAGTTCCCCGACtcggtttgtattgatgtcagtagtttaccctGAAGGTTGAGGAGCTTCATGATTTTGTCACTACCACATGTCCAGACTTGTTCTTCACTGAAACAGCTAACACTACGTAGTGATGCATatccagtgtctatggtggcggtaAGTCGCGGTTCATCAAGCATTGGTTTGACTgtaggagacgatacagcttcggCTGATATCATTGTGTAGCTTTATTCTGTTGTAATTGACAATGATGACACAGAACCATTTTATTGAGCTGATCTTTATTCATTTTGGAAGGAGAGAAACTCGGTAATGTTACTCGGACTTTAGGAcacaacattttgttttttagaTGAATCAAAAAGGTGTTCCCTAACACGGGTCTTGCATAAGTTTACATTACAAagttcacagtgactctgtaggtgggcagtttcacagaggtcacaaAGTAGGACGGCCTTCGTACTGCGCCTAGGGTGCATCATTTCTGGTATCCGGGTCACAAAAGTTCACTGTCAAGTCAATAAGAAAAGAGAGAAATTAAACATGTTGACAGGTCAAACAATATGCAAGTTATAATTACAACGTAATATTAAAACTAGTCATTCAATCTAATTTCcttaaatacaatgaaaatatgatCAGTAATACATACCGAACATACAGCCCCTTCTTCATCAGAACTGCATACGTTATAATCATTGAAAGCAGATCTTTTACAATAATATTATGATCATTTAAACAATTATCATGTccatttttaacaattttacgACACTACAATATTTCACATCCGTAAATCCAATATGGCTTCCCTGATATTTCGACCTTCGTCTATAGGTTAGTTTTGAGGTTTAAATGCGCGGCGTCAGTTAGTAtagactatatacatgtagatttaaagGCCACATTGACCCAGTTTACATACTTATTTACCTTCAGAGAGCAAAATTAAGCAGTCATACCAATATTCTCTGTATAATGATTTTACTAAATACAACAATTTCAAAGGGGATAAGGAAACACCCTCAAATAAATTGAACACTTAAAATCTGTAAGGAAAtaagttataaaaaaaaaaaaaaaaatcaaaaaaggAAGGTCCTTCCCTACCCTTTACTGTGTATATGCATTGTACAATATGATGATCCTTACACCCTGTAATGACTCTCAATAGAAAgtcttcattcatatttatataagtTACGGAGATATCGCGGACTGTTACGTTTTTACAGGTGATTAATTAAGGATATTCTGTTTAACGTTTTTACAGGTGATTAATGAAGGATATTTTGTTTGACGTTTTTACAGGTAATTAATTAAGGATATCCTGTTTTACGTTTTTACAGGTGATTAATGAAGGATATTCTGTCTAACGTTTTTACAGGTGATTAATTAAGGATAATCTGTCTAACGTTTTTACAGGTAATTAATTAAGGATATCCTGTTTTACGTTTTTACAGGTGATTAATTAAGGATATTCTGTCTAACGTTTTTACAGGTGATTAATTAAGGATAATCTGTCTAAAGTTTTTACAGGTAATTAATTAAGGATATCCTGTTTTACGTTTTTACAGGTGATTAATTAAAGATATTCTGTCTAACGTTTTTACAGGTGATTAATGAAGGATATTCTGTTTGACGTTTTTACAGGTAATTATTTAAGGATATCCTGTTTTACGTTTTTACAGGTGATTAATTAAGGATATCCTGTCTAACGTTTTTACAGGTGATTAATTAAGGATAATCTGTCTAACGTTTTTACAGGTGATTAATTAAGGATAATCTGTTTAACATTTTTACAGGTGATTAATTAAGGATAATCTGTCTAACGTTTTTACAGGTGATTAATTAAGGATATTCTGTCTAACGTTTTTACAGGTGATTAATTAAGGATATTCTGTTTAACGTTTTTACAGGTGATTAATTAAGGATAATCTGTCTAACGTTTTTACAGGTGATTAATTAAGGATATTCTGTCTAACGTTTTTACAGGTGATTAATTAAGGATATTCTGTTTAACGTTTTTACAGGTGATTAGATAAGGATATTCTGCTTTACGTTTTTACAGGTGATTAGGTATCTCTAAGAAAGCtttgtatgtttattttgaaaatcaataatattGTATGTTCTCTAGATTTTTCATCTGTTTGACCCCtgttattgtatacatgtactgtatatgtaaatatatttcatgtacctcatgtaccatttcATGGTTTGAGTGAAATAAACTGAACTGATTAGGATAGTTTGCTTTACGTTTTTACAGGTGAGTAGGTACATATATTCTGCTTTACGTTTTTTACAGGTGATTACGTAAGAATATTCTGCTTTACGTTTTTTACAGGTGATTACGTAAGAATATTCTGCTTTACGTTTTTTACAGGTGATTACGTAAGAATATTCTGCTTTACGTTTTTTACAGGTGATTACGTAAGAATATTCTGCTTTACGTTTTTTACAGGTGATTACGTAAGAATATTCTGCTTTACGTTTTTTACAGGTGATTACGTAAGAATATTCTGCTTTACGTTTTTTACAGGTGATTACGTAAGAATATTCTGCTTTACGTTTTTCATCCATTCTCAGTTAATGTGTGCAATTCACGAATATACTAAtatttgctgaaaaaatgaagaattcCAAAATTGGCCTTTTGTACTTTTTCATATAGCTAAATAATTGCAGAAAAGAGAAATATGATTGTCTGCATGTATTTGTcatgtgtttcatttttagc
It encodes:
- the LOC125666434 gene encoding uncharacterized protein LOC125666434; its protein translation is MISAEAVSSPTVKPMLDEPRLTATIDTGYASLRSVSCFSEEQVWTCGSDKIMKLLNLQGKLLTSIQTESGNWPQDIAVTRDGHLAYTDIKNKTVNLVKNKQIQTVATLQGWTPWNVCSTSSDDLLVTMVSDGRKQLKVVRYSDSTETQSIQFDDQGRPLYSTGYIKYICENRNLDICVADSEARAVVVVNQSGKLRFRYTGDPSNPKQYFSPYGITTDSQSHILTTDLDCIHILDQDGQFLRYVNNFQFPWGLCVDIRDNLFVAQRNTTEVKKIQYL